CGGATCACCCTATCTGCGCAGATGCGCAGGCATGCAGGTCGCGAGGTGGCCTAATGTTCAGGGGTGGCGCACACCGGCATCGACGGCTTCTCCATGCCGTCCGGCGACGAGGCCCGGCGTGCCGCGGACGCGCTGCGGATGCTCGGCGACCCCACCCGGCTCAAGGTGCTGTGGGCGCTGATGCAGGGGGAGACGTCGGTCGCCTGCCTGGCCGAGCTGGCCGACACCTCGCCCACCGCGGTCAGCCAGCACCTGTCCAAGCTGCGGCTGGCCGGCCTGGTGACCAACCGGCGCGAGGGCACGTTCGTCTACTACCAGCTCGCCGACCCGCACGTCGGCGCGCTGTTGCGCCAGGCGCTCTCGCACGCCGGGCACCCCGAGACCGCGGACAGCACGCCCACCCGCTGAGCGGGACGGCTGGCCGGGGCCGGGCCGGCCTGGCTAGTCTCTGGTAGAGACGAGAATCGTTCCCAGGACGGGGGGTGCCATGGCGGGCGAGCGGGAGGCGGACGTCACCGCCGCGGCCTTCGACCGGGCCGCGGTCGACTTCTCCCGGTTGTCCCCCCTGCTCTGGGACCCGGTGGGCGCAGCGACCGTCGCGGTCAGCGCGCCGGCGGCCGGGGAACGGGTGCTCGACGCCTGCTGCGGGGACGGCGCCTCGGCCATCCCCGCCGCCCGGCGGGTGGGCGGCACCGGCGCGGTGGACGCCGTCGACCTCTCCGGTCCGATGGTCGGGCTGCTCCGGGAGCGGGCCGCGGGCCTCCCGCAGCTGACCGCCCATCAGGCCGACGTGACCAGCTGGCCGGGGACCGGCTACGACGTGGTGCAGTGCGTGCTGGGTGCGTTCTTCTTCCCCGACATGGCCGCCGGGACCGACCACCTCGTGGGCCGCGTCCGCCCCGGCGGCCGGGTGGCGGTGACCATCTGGCACCGCGACGCGATGGTGGCGGCGGGCCGGGCGATCGCCGGCGCCGCGGCCGCCGAACGCGGGGAGCGGGCGCAGGTGCCGCGGGCCTCCAGCGCCGTGCAGCAGCTCGGCGACCCGGACGCGTTCGGCGCCTGGCTCACCGCCCGCGGGCTGGAGCAGGTCGCCGTCTCCGTGGCGGCGCACGCGGTCGAGGCGACCGAGGAGGCGCTGTGGCTGCTGGTCCTCGGGTCCGGCTTCCGCGGTCTGCTCACCGAGCTGGACGACGCCGCCGTGGACCGGGTGCGCGGCCGGTACCTCGAGCAGTTGGTCGGAGGGCCCGCCATCGACGCCACCACGCTGGTCGGTTTCGGGCAGCGCCCGGACTGACCGGCCGGTCGCGGGCCCAGCAGTGCGCCGTGGGACGGCGGGGCTCAGCGGAGGGCGGCGAGGACGGCGACGTCCAGCCGTCGCTCCACCACGGCCACCTCGGTGAAACCGGCACCGAGCAGGGCTGCGGTCCGCTGGGCGACGGACGCCGGCGGTCCGCTCGGGCCGGTGCTGCACCGCTCCTGCCGCTGCCGGACGGCCGCGGCCAGCTCGGGCTCGGTGAGGAGCGCCGCCCACCAGGCGTCGTGGTCCTCACGCGCGCCGGCGACGCGGGCGGCCAGGGTGCGCTGACGCAGCCCGGCGCACGCCGCCGCCAGCCGGGGGACCGGCGGGTCGACCGCCATCTCGTCGATGTCGACGAACAGGCCGCCGGGGCGCAGGACTGCCGCCAGCTCGCCCGCGACCGCGGCGTAGCCGGCGGCGTCGACCATGTGCAGGACCGAGCTCGCGATCGCGGCGGAGAACCGGGCCGGACCGGCCGCACCCCACCCGGAGCGGGTCAGGTCCTGCTCCCGGACGGTCGCCCGGCCCCGCAGGTGCGCCTGCGCGACCGCGATCATCACCGGGTCCCGCTCGAGACCGGTGACTCGGGAGTCCGGCAGCTGCTCCAGCAGCCAGGCGCAGAGCGCGCCGGTGCCGCAGCCGAGGTCGACGATCGACTCGGTCGCACCGAACTCGGACACGAGGTCGAGTGCCGTCCGGTGCGC
The Modestobacter marinus DNA segment above includes these coding regions:
- a CDS encoding ArsR/SmtB family transcription factor, encoding MAHTGIDGFSMPSGDEARRAADALRMLGDPTRLKVLWALMQGETSVACLAELADTSPTAVSQHLSKLRLAGLVTNRREGTFVYYQLADPHVGALLRQALSHAGHPETADSTPTR
- a CDS encoding class I SAM-dependent methyltransferase, whose translation is MAGEREADVTAAAFDRAAVDFSRLSPLLWDPVGAATVAVSAPAAGERVLDACCGDGASAIPAARRVGGTGAVDAVDLSGPMVGLLRERAAGLPQLTAHQADVTSWPGTGYDVVQCVLGAFFFPDMAAGTDHLVGRVRPGGRVAVTIWHRDAMVAAGRAIAGAAAAERGERAQVPRASSAVQQLGDPDAFGAWLTARGLEQVAVSVAAHAVEATEEALWLLVLGSGFRGLLTELDDAAVDRVRGRYLEQLVGGPAIDATTLVGFGQRPD
- a CDS encoding class I SAM-dependent methyltransferase, whose product is MDRFDAVMRAHVPWRDAAHRTALDLVSEFGATESIVDLGCGTGALCAWLLEQLPDSRVTGLERDPVMIAVAQAHLRGRATVREQDLTRSGWGAAGPARFSAAIASSVLHMVDAAGYAAVAGELAAVLRPGGLFVDIDEMAVDPPVPRLAAACAGLRQRTLAARVAGAREDHDAWWAALLTEPELAAAVRQRQERCSTGPSGPPASVAQRTAALLGAGFTEVAVVERRLDVAVLAALR